The following DNA comes from Nicotiana sylvestris chromosome 10, ASM39365v2, whole genome shotgun sequence.
GTGCCACCCAAGGACGAGCTTCCTCTTTCAACTCTAACTTCTCTCTGTACAGAGAGTCATCATCCTCATTGAAACCCAAATACTCGTTCAACGCCTCTCCCGAGAACACTATCTTCTTATCCCGCACTTTGGTTGCAATTGACCCTTCTTtggtgtgggccacattgctgtagAATTCCTTCACCATATGTTCATTTGCATCGACCAGCTCATCTTTGAAGAAATACCACCCCACTCTAGTAATAAATTGTTCATGGACTCGGGGAAGGTAGGGTAACAAATCTCGGGTGACTACTTTTCTTTCTCGAATCACCTTCTTCTTGGGCCACACTTCCTGGAATTTATGAAAGGCCACCTCGCTGACAAATCTATCCTGCCATACAACTGGGTTTCTAGTTCTTTCAATTCCCCCAACTCTAAGTACCCCACTATCCGGGACCTCCTCATCACTCTTGTTTTTATCTTCTGCACCCTCCCCGGATTCTGaagttgtgggggaggtggagtatttggcACTGCCTGCTTCTGAGCCCTCGGACGACTCAGGTTGTATAACAGTTGGAGCTTTAGCTGGGCCTGCGGGGGCTTTCCCCTAATcagttgagacatcctaggagGGGAGGTACTCACTCCCGACTGCTCCTCATCTCTCACCACCTGCTTTCTTGTTTTTAGCTTTGGTTAGGGagtgagtttcttcaattttgctttaCCTCCCCGGGAGGGGTCACCTCCTCGTCCGGGTTGTTTAGCTCCACGCCCCCGTTGTTTAACCATTTTCTTCACACAAAtaattctaacattgttagttcaaGCAATTGCAGAGTTTAAGTACAAAACAAAAACATAGACAGAGAACAGATGatagaagtgcggaccgcactgaccaAGTTGGGAAATGAACACCTCTCTGATTAGGAACCATGCGGACCGCATGAACAAGGGGTGCGGCGGTGTGGGGGCCAacacggtccgcacaaactggtcATGCGGCTGCATTGGCCATACTATTAAAAATTGGTTCCCTCTAAACCTCACccacgcggaccgcgcaaacATGGGATGCGGCCGCGTGGGGCATGGAGCGGACCGCACAAACCAGGCAGGCGGCCGCGCTGGGAAATATCAACCTTTAGGCTCAAGGCTTACGCGGACCACGTAACAGAATGATGCGACCGCGTAAAaggcatgcggaccgcataatcaaGGAGTGTGGCCGCGCTGGGCTTTCATTACAGGGGCAATTagggttttacaaaaaaaaactcAAGTCTTTCGGGTTTTAGcatcctactttgtccctactcatttaTAACATGCCCATCATTTCAAAGAACAATATAAAACTATCTTAATCATGAAACGacgaagaacaaaaagaaaaacaaagaggtTATGACTGGGGAAACATGTAtaaagtttaaattaatactAAGTAAAGACTAATGTGAGAGATATGTTACGAGGAAAGTGAAGAAATGCTCTTGATATTAACACTAAGAAGGGTCTCTGATGTGAACAGTAACTTTTATGGCTCAGGGGTCAATTTTTGCGAAAAGTTCTAATGAAGACcctaatggcctatttataggaaaCACAGCGGGGCCTAGCACTTACCGTCCAGTACGGCAGCGCGAACACGACCGCGGGCCGCGCTGGGACATTACCATTTACCTGTTGCTGAAACGAAGGCACGCGGACCGCATGAGACGGGCTGCGGCTGCATGAGAACCACGCGGGCCGCTCAAAGTGGGATGCGGCCGCGTGAACGCAGTTCAGAGACTGATAATTCTTGGCCTTTaccggtgcggaccgcacaagcaaGGGTGCGGCCACACTAGCCATCTTCAGAAACTTGGCAATATTTTCTTTGTccggtgcggaccgcacaaagtgggattGTGGCAGCACGGTCAGTGTTCAGAGACTGTGCACTTTTTGCACAATTGTTTTGCACTGGTTCAATCACaattcctgcaacatctcacaaaccattagctcaaaaatcctaatctacaacagaaatcaaaaagaaagaaaaagacatgggttgcctcccaagaagcgcctgatttaacgtcgcggcatgacgcatgttaccatcaaagtcacttcaaatgaatgagtgccaccacgtggctgtcatcaaactttcccaagtaatgcttgacacgatgcccattgacccggaaaacttcaccatttttgttcttgagatcaatagcaccaaatggggttacaccaacaacttcgaatggaccaCTCCGCTTAGACTTAAGCTTTCCTgggaataacctcaaccgggagttgtacagaagaaccatgtcaccaactttgaattccttccctcgggcatacttatcgaaaaggtacttcatcttgtccttgtacaaggacgagctggagtaggcatgaaatctaaactcgtctacctcattgagttgctcaacccggagattcgcaacgacatcccattctaagttcaattttctcaaggcccacatagccttatgctccaattccactggaagatgacaagctttcccaaacaccaaccagtacagagacataccaatcggggtcttgtaagctgtccgataggcccaaagagcatcatctaatttcttcgaccaatcggtcctattggcattgacagttttggacaaaatactcttgatctctcgGTTGGAACCTCAAATTGTCCACTCgtttgaggatgataaggagtggtcaccttgtgatttacaccatacttggcaagcaatgaatcaaaagcccggttgcaaaaatgagaaccgtcatcactaatgatagcacgtggagtgccaaaccttgtgaagatactctttttcaagaatgccaccacacttcgagcttcgttTTTGGGCAAAGCAACGGCTtcgacccatttcgacacataatcaaccgctaccaagatataggtgttcccacaagAACTCACGAACAGCCCCATAAAGTTgataccccacacatcaaaaatgtccACCTTTAGAATtgtgttgagaggcatctcatcctttttTGAAATCCCATcggctcgttggcattcatcacatctcttaacaaaatcaccggcatctttaaacaaagagggccaatagaaaccgcaactaagcaccttagaagccgtcctcaccccgccatgatggccaccatagggagaggaatgacaagcctccaaaatactcaattgttcttcttccGGGATACATCggcgaatcacaccatcggtgcaaatcttgaacaaatatggctcatcccaacaataatccaaactatcccgcttgagcttcttcctttggttagaagggagctcatacgggattatatCGGTCAAAAGATAATTTGCCACATCGGCAAACCACGACATATCATGCATagataccgcaaggagttgttcatccgggaatgcatcattgatctcaaggccatcataaggcctcccctcttcctccaagcgggacaagtggtccgccacttgattttcacttcctttccgtTCCACAATTGCAAGATCAAACTCTTGATGAACTAGCACCCATATCATCAACCttgcttttgaatctttcttggtcatcaaatacctaagggcggcatgatcggtatggataatcactttggcccccataaggtatggtcggaacttttccatggcaaacacaatagctagcaactccttctcggtgactgtatagtttctttgagcttcattcatcgtcttacttgagtagtacaccggatggaacatcttgttgattctttggcccaagatagcccctaccgcaacatcactagcatcgcacatgagctcaaatggaaagctccaattgggtacggtaatgataggggtagttgtcaacttgtgttttagaagctcgaaagcctccatgcatttctcatcaaagacaaacttggcctccttctctaacaacttggcctccaatatgatcttatgcatgcaaaaggtggggcttataccccgaatatctgCCAATGTCCATATGATCGCCCTCTTGCGCTTTTGTAGAACCGCCAAAAtggcgtcaacctgcacgttagtcaagcaagacgaaagaataacagacaaagtgaaattagggcccaagtattcatacctgaggtgggaggaaatggtttcaactccaacaccggcggctcctcaatagatggcttggttgggggagttttgcgattctcaagatccaaggataacttcctaggctcataagaatatgagcccataccatgcaaagcgtttacacattcaactctcccgacatcatcatcaacatccatgttcaagagcacggcctcaagtgggtcctcaacattcaccattgcacttgtgtcatccactatcaccgtcgtgacaatgtcaacaaacgagcacacctcggtgctattcgattgcctcatagatttgcacataTGGAACAACACCTTgtcatcaccaacacggaaggtaAACTCTCCCGCTTCGACATCTACCAAAGCCTTTccagtagctaggaaaggtcttccaaggatATTTGGCACCTtaaaatccacctcacaatccaatataacgaaatcggccggcaatatgaacttatcaacacgaaaaaggacatcatcaataatccccaaaggccacttcattgaccggtccgccatttgaagcctcattgAAGTTGGACaaggttgtccaattcccaaggtcttgaagaccgaatatggcattaaattgatacttgcctccaagtcacaaagggcttttgcaaagtcggcacttccaatggtacatgggatagtgaatgcaccggggtcctcaagtttcggagccacagaatgcacaattgcgctcacttgatgggtcatcttgatcgtctcacactccattgatctctttttgtaaccaaatctttcatgaactttgcataccccggcatttgctcgagtgcctccaccaaaggcacattgatagtcaaactcttcatcatctcaatgaatttcttaaattggttgtcacctttttgcttggccaaccattgaggatagggcggaggaggcCGAGGTAAGGGTGATTTGGCTTTGGGCACCACCGGCTCGGGcatatcaatcacgtgttccctagacgggtttacGGCCTCTTGTGTCTCCTCTTCAACCTCAtgaatatcaatccgcacatcatctctcacacttggttcaactacatcttcaaccaccaaaggcatttcattatctcgtaactcatcttcatccaccataacttggtttcctcttgaggcatgcacatcaccgcctcttccacttcacGTTGTCACATTCATCATATGATTATTGTGCCCatccttggggtttactaccatatcacttggtagagcaccctttgggcgagtatttaaagactgagaaatttggccaagttgTACTTCCAAGTTACGGATAGAAGTGTTGTGGGAGGCCAATTGAGCTTCGAAGTCTTGGTTCCTCTTCATCATTTTCTCAAACATAACTTCAATTATACCAAATTCATTTCCCAAAGAACTAGACCCTTGATATTGAAACGACGGcgggttgttcggttgttgaaacatcggaggcctttgaaagccttgcccccgatttccttgaccACCATTGTTATTCCACCCACTTTGcccattgttgttgttccaattgttgttgttgtttctgctccaattcccttgattacccgaattgttgttcccccaatttccttcttggttgttgttattgttccaattaccaccttgttgattgccccaatttccttggggtctccattgttggttcccttgattacctttattcccttgatagttgttgacgtattggacttcctcactttgatcatcatagcattCATTCGAATAGCCACCACCATTATCATAGTTATCAAAATTTCCTTGAGGTTGTttccctctttgcctccttttcatcatattcactccttccatggcgttgacttggcgcgggttttgaaCTTGTTGTAACTGCGCTTTATCCAACTGATTCATTGTTGTTGTAAGTTCGGCAATGGCTTGGCcgtgatcatgtaactccttatGCAAATGTATGACGTTAggatcaccttgaggcacattagcccggctttgccatgccgacgATGTGTCGGCCATCTCATCTAACACATCACAAGCTTCATTGTAAGGAAGCTTCATAAAATAGCCTCCCGCCAGTTGGTTCACAATACATTGGTTGGTTGTGTTGATGCCCCTATagaatgtttgttggatcatcaCATCATTCATATAATTGTTagggcattctttcaccattgttctaaacctctcccatatctcatgtaacGGTTCAgtcggctcttgcttgaaggctagaatcTCGTCCCGTAGAGCCACAATGTGACTTGGAGAGAAAAACTTAGcgatgaacttgtccgccaactcatcccatgtagtgatggaatgattggggagcctctCCAACCAATCTAacgccttcccccgaagtgagaacgggaaaagtcgaagtctcaatgcatcctccgaaACATTTGCCTGCTTGCTACTCCAACAAGTATCCACGAAGCCCTTCAAGTGTTTATAAccattctgatcagcagcccccATGAAATAACCTCGTTTTTTGAGCAAGGTGAGCATCATATTTGTAATCtggaagttccccgcccggattcggggaggaactatTGCACTTGCGTACCCTTGATTGGGTAGAACTCTTGGTGCCACTCTTGGTGTAGGTGGAGGAGGGTCTGGTATATTCTCATTTACATTGGCATTTGCATTGGCATTCGACCTCTCCTAGGAGCTTGAGGTAATACGTCTTCTTGTTCTATATCCTCAACCTCCTCCCCTACCACCACGTTGCCAAGAGGGTCATTTGCGTTTAAAGCCATGTGTACCTGAGTGAATTGACACAAATAAAATTagtaaaaagaaggaaagagaagcaaaacacaaaactagctacacaaataatcaacaccgtaagctccccggcaatgTTGCCGCAAACTCAACCTCACATAA
Coding sequences within:
- the LOC138880009 gene encoding uncharacterized protein codes for the protein MMLTLLKKRGYFMGAADQNGYKHLKGFVDTCWSSKQANVSEDALRLRLFPFSLRGKALDWLERLPNHSITTWDELADKFIAKFFSPSHIVALRDEILAFKQEPTEPLHEIWERFRTMVKECPNNYMNDVMIQQTFYRGINTTNQCIVNQLAGGYFMKLPYNEACDVLDEMADTSSAWQSRANVPQGDPNVIHLHKELHDHGQAIAELTTTMNQLDKAQLQQVQNPRQVNAMEGVNMMKRRQRGKQPQGNFDNYDNGGGYSNECYDDQSEEVQYVNNYQGNKGNWSRNNNNNWNNNNGQSGWNNNGGQGNRGQGFQRPPMFQQPNNPPSFQYQGSSSLGNEFGIIEVMFEKMMKRNQDFEAQLASHNTSIRNLEVQLGQISQSLNTRPKGALPSDMVVNPKDGHNNHMMNVTT